The Fretibacterium sp. OH1220_COT-178 genome has a segment encoding these proteins:
- a CDS encoding ABC transporter ATP-binding protein: MAELIETLEMRGITKRFPGVVACDSVDLELRSGEILALLGENGAGKSSLMNVLYGLYRQDSGSIKVNGQEVEIGSPLAAFRLGIGMVHQHFMLVPNLTVTENVALGFCHKHTFSLDLEEVRYKILEVSRKHDLEVKPDALIWQLSVGEQQRVELIKALVLGANLLIMDEPTAALTPQETDELLELLRDMARKECSVIFISHKLNEVRRVSDRVMVLRAGKRVYEGPTQELSDRELADRMAGRTLGQASSRTPQALREEVALDVVDVRVKGDLGKPALDGTTFSVRKGEIFGIAGVSGNGQRELAEAINGLRKVDSGNILIDYWNITNHTPLQIIEQGMGYIPENRIHEGTIPSFSVRENLILKDYDTPALSSRGFLNREKTKRFASDLVFSFEIKTPDIETSCATLSGGNIQKVILAREITRKPKVLIAVYPIRGLDLGATEHVHKQLLKISEAGTAVLLISEELDELLDLCDRIAVIYEGRIMKILNAAETDKQELGLLMAGIDAPQRDPAAKAEEVRA; the protein is encoded by the coding sequence ATGGCAGAATTGATCGAGACCCTCGAGATGAGGGGGATAACCAAGCGCTTCCCCGGCGTCGTCGCCTGCGACTCCGTGGACCTGGAGCTGCGCTCGGGCGAGATCCTGGCGCTTCTCGGGGAGAACGGTGCGGGAAAGAGCTCGCTGATGAACGTCCTTTACGGCCTCTACCGTCAGGACAGCGGCAGCATAAAGGTGAACGGGCAGGAGGTGGAGATCGGCAGCCCCCTGGCCGCATTCCGGCTGGGCATCGGGATGGTGCACCAACACTTCATGCTGGTCCCGAACCTCACGGTGACGGAGAACGTCGCGCTGGGGTTCTGCCACAAGCACACCTTCTCCCTGGACCTGGAGGAGGTGCGCTACAAGATCCTGGAGGTCTCCCGAAAGCACGATCTGGAGGTCAAGCCGGACGCCCTGATCTGGCAGCTCTCGGTGGGCGAGCAGCAGAGGGTGGAGCTGATCAAGGCCCTGGTCCTGGGCGCCAACCTCCTGATCATGGACGAGCCCACCGCCGCCCTGACGCCCCAGGAGACGGACGAGCTTCTGGAGCTGCTCCGCGACATGGCCCGCAAGGAGTGCTCCGTCATCTTCATCAGCCACAAGCTGAACGAGGTCCGTCGGGTCAGCGACCGTGTGATGGTCCTTCGGGCCGGGAAGCGGGTCTACGAGGGCCCGACCCAGGAGCTCTCCGACCGCGAGCTGGCGGACCGCATGGCGGGCCGTACCCTGGGCCAGGCCTCGTCCCGAACGCCCCAGGCCCTGCGCGAGGAGGTGGCCCTGGACGTCGTCGACGTGCGGGTCAAGGGGGACCTGGGCAAGCCGGCCCTGGACGGGACCACCTTCAGCGTCCGCAAGGGCGAGATCTTCGGCATCGCCGGCGTCTCCGGGAACGGGCAGCGCGAGCTGGCAGAGGCGATCAACGGCCTTCGGAAGGTCGACAGCGGCAACATCCTGATCGACTACTGGAACATCACCAACCACACGCCCCTGCAGATCATCGAGCAGGGCATGGGCTACATCCCCGAGAACCGGATCCACGAGGGAACCATCCCCTCCTTCTCCGTCCGCGAGAACCTGATCCTGAAGGATTACGATACGCCCGCGCTGTCGAGCCGCGGCTTCCTGAACCGCGAGAAGACCAAGCGCTTCGCGTCCGACCTGGTCTTCTCCTTCGAGATCAAGACCCCGGACATCGAGACGTCCTGCGCCACCCTCTCGGGCGGCAACATCCAGAAGGTCATCCTAGCGCGCGAGATCACCCGAAAGCCCAAGGTGCTGATCGCCGTCTACCCCATCCGGGGCCTGGACCTGGGAGCCACGGAACACGTGCACAAGCAGCTTCTGAAGATCAGCGAGGCCGGAACCGCCGTGCTGCTCATCTCCGAGGAGCTGGACGAGCTGCTTGACCTCTGCGACCGGATCGCCGTCATCTACGAGGGACGCATCATGAAGATCCTGAACGCCGCCGAGACCGACAAGCAGGAGCTGGGCCTGCTGATGGCGGGCATCGACGCCCCGCAACGGGACCCGGCCGCCAAGGCCGAGGAGGTACGGGCATGA
- a CDS encoding ABC transporter permease yields the protein MKKSTILIYNVTVILTFLLCALLLGAVLFAVAGGNPLTAYAVMFTQPLQDAFGISELLVRATPLMLVAVGVAVSFRSGILNIGGEGQILIGAVVGAFFGLSLPDLPKFLLLPLIFAAAFLGGALWGGIAGWLKAYLGVNEILSTVMMNYIASQIYTYLLRAPMIDPQELAYGTGIPQTAQLSPNAWLTRLMPPMRLHSGLIYAILIAVLVYLMLWKTTLGYRMRACGAQPLAARYAGMSVKRHLVLAMLLAGGMAGLAGAVELCGVHRRALEALSAGYGFSGIVVALFGGLHPLGIIPASMLFGLLIVGADMMQRAVTIPAHIILAIQGLIILAVVSSAVFISSRHIRARILSRFIREEDA from the coding sequence ATGAAAAAGAGCACGATCCTGATCTACAACGTAACGGTCATCCTGACCTTCCTCCTCTGCGCGCTTCTGCTGGGGGCAGTCCTCTTCGCGGTCGCCGGCGGCAACCCCCTGACCGCCTACGCCGTCATGTTCACCCAGCCCCTGCAGGACGCCTTCGGCATCTCCGAGCTGCTGGTGCGCGCCACGCCGCTGATGCTGGTCGCCGTCGGGGTCGCCGTCTCCTTCCGCAGCGGGATCCTGAACATCGGCGGAGAGGGCCAGATTCTGATCGGCGCCGTCGTCGGCGCGTTCTTCGGCCTCTCCCTGCCCGACCTGCCCAAATTCCTCCTGCTGCCCCTGATCTTCGCCGCCGCCTTCCTGGGCGGGGCCCTGTGGGGCGGCATCGCGGGATGGCTCAAGGCCTATCTGGGCGTCAACGAGATCCTGAGCACGGTCATGATGAACTACATCGCGAGCCAGATCTACACCTACCTGCTCCGCGCCCCGATGATCGACCCCCAGGAGCTGGCCTACGGCACGGGCATCCCCCAGACGGCGCAGCTCTCCCCCAACGCGTGGCTGACCCGGTTGATGCCCCCCATGCGGCTGCACTCCGGCCTGATCTACGCGATCCTCATCGCCGTGCTGGTCTACCTGATGCTCTGGAAGACGACCCTGGGCTATCGCATGAGGGCCTGCGGGGCTCAGCCCCTGGCCGCCCGCTACGCGGGCATGAGCGTAAAGCGCCACCTCGTCCTGGCGATGTTGCTGGCCGGAGGCATGGCCGGGCTGGCCGGGGCCGTGGAGCTCTGCGGCGTCCACCGCCGCGCCCTGGAAGCCCTCTCCGCGGGCTACGGATTCAGCGGCATCGTCGTGGCCCTATTCGGCGGTCTCCATCCGCTGGGGATCATCCCCGCCTCGATGCTCTTCGGACTCCTGATCGTCGGCGCCGACATGATGCAGCGGGCCGTCACCATCCCCGCCCACATCATCCTGGCCATCCAGGGGCTGATCATTCTCGCGGTGGTCTCCTCGGCGGTCTTCATCTCCAGCCGGCACATCCGGGCCCGGATTCTGTCCCGATTCATACGAGAGGAGGACGCCTGA
- a CDS encoding ABC transporter permease — protein sequence MSWESLFSVMLAAAVPMAVPLLLVALGEMFNQRAGMFNLGAEGIMMMGAFVAFYIDLKLQTPWIGLLAALAVGALLGLLLGLVCVTFKSRQGIAGIGLYMLGWGISGTLFRVYVGGPTPVTGIPALNVAALQNVPWVGSVLATLSPMDYVAFALIPLSSWLLFRTSWGLKVRAVGTTPRAADTLGIDVSRVRYQCVVLAGAFAGLAGAYLSVCSAKMFADNITAGRGFIAVALVYFGRWSPWGVTGGAVLFSIAAAAQRLIQFYGIDFPYELALIVPYVLVILVLALSPNRRRVEPAALGKPYDRENRG from the coding sequence ATGAGCTGGGAATCCCTGTTCTCCGTCATGCTCGCGGCCGCGGTTCCCATGGCCGTGCCCCTGCTGCTGGTCGCCCTGGGCGAGATGTTCAACCAGAGGGCCGGCATGTTCAACCTCGGCGCCGAGGGCATCATGATGATGGGGGCCTTCGTCGCGTTCTACATCGACCTGAAGCTCCAGACCCCCTGGATCGGCCTCCTGGCGGCCCTGGCCGTCGGAGCGCTTCTCGGGCTGCTCCTGGGCCTGGTCTGCGTCACCTTCAAGTCCCGCCAGGGCATCGCCGGAATCGGGCTCTACATGCTGGGCTGGGGGATCTCCGGGACGCTCTTCCGCGTCTACGTGGGGGGCCCCACCCCGGTGACCGGCATCCCCGCCCTCAACGTGGCCGCCCTGCAGAACGTCCCCTGGGTCGGCTCGGTCCTGGCGACGCTCAGCCCGATGGACTACGTCGCCTTCGCGCTCATCCCCCTGTCGAGCTGGCTGCTCTTCCGCACGTCGTGGGGCCTGAAGGTCCGTGCCGTGGGCACCACGCCCCGGGCGGCGGACACACTGGGAATCGACGTCTCCCGAGTGCGGTACCAGTGCGTGGTCCTGGCGGGTGCCTTCGCGGGCCTGGCCGGCGCGTACCTGTCCGTCTGCTCCGCCAAGATGTTCGCCGACAACATCACGGCAGGCCGGGGCTTCATCGCCGTGGCGCTCGTGTACTTCGGGCGCTGGTCGCCCTGGGGCGTGACGGGCGGCGCGGTGCTGTTCAGCATCGCGGCGGCGGCACAGCGCCTGATTCAGTTCTACGGCATCGACTTCCCCTACGAGCTGGCCCTGATCGTCCCCTACGTGCTGGTCATCCTGGTGCTGGCCCTCTCCCCCAACCGCCGCCGGGTGGAGCCCGCGGCGCTGGGCAAGCCCTACGACCGCGAGAACCGGGGGTAG
- a CDS encoding ROK family protein gives MRAIGVDIGGTSCSVCVGDLGADGVVVRHRTPPRATADHTPLDMLRALAEDIGTCRRLEGPEPAGIGISCGGPLDGRRGLVLSPPNLPGWDELPIVAELSGRTQLPAWLCNDANAGALAEWLWGAGQGCRSMIFLTFGTGLGAGLVLDGRLYCGASDSAGEAGHIRLAPFGPVGFGKAGSFEGFCSGGGIAQLARAMVLERLQAGERPALCPDRDALGSLTAERVGRAADAGDALARDILAVSGRRLGQGLAVIVDLLNPEKIVIGSIFARCRDHIWPSAREVLHAEALPSARDACEVVPSRLGEAVGDVAALTVAYYYGNREREDERP, from the coding sequence ATGAGGGCGATAGGCGTGGACATCGGCGGCACGAGCTGCTCGGTCTGCGTGGGGGACCTGGGGGCCGACGGGGTCGTCGTTCGGCATCGGACGCCCCCCCGCGCCACGGCGGACCACACGCCCCTCGACATGCTGCGTGCTCTGGCCGAGGACATCGGGACCTGCCGCAGGCTGGAGGGGCCCGAGCCCGCAGGAATCGGGATCAGCTGCGGGGGACCGCTGGACGGCCGCAGGGGCCTTGTGCTCTCGCCCCCGAACCTGCCGGGCTGGGACGAGCTCCCCATCGTCGCGGAGCTCTCCGGGCGGACGCAGCTCCCCGCATGGCTCTGCAACGACGCCAACGCGGGGGCCCTGGCCGAGTGGCTCTGGGGTGCGGGGCAGGGCTGCCGCTCCATGATTTTCCTCACCTTCGGCACCGGCCTGGGTGCCGGCCTGGTCCTGGACGGACGGCTCTACTGCGGCGCATCCGACAGCGCGGGCGAGGCGGGACACATCCGCCTGGCCCCGTTCGGGCCCGTCGGGTTCGGCAAGGCGGGCTCCTTCGAGGGGTTCTGCAGCGGAGGCGGGATCGCCCAGTTGGCCCGCGCGATGGTGCTGGAGCGCCTGCAGGCGGGGGAGCGTCCCGCCCTGTGCCCCGACCGCGACGCGCTGGGTTCCTTGACGGCCGAACGCGTGGGCCGTGCGGCGGACGCCGGCGACGCGCTGGCCCGCGATATTCTGGCCGTCTCAGGGCGCAGGCTCGGCCAGGGGCTGGCCGTGATCGTCGACCTGCTGAACCCCGAAAAAATCGTCATCGGGAGCATCTTTGCGCGCTGCCGTGATCACATCTGGCCCTCGGCCCGCGAGGTGCTGCATGCGGAGGCGCTGCCGTCGGCACGCGACGCCTGCGAGGTCGTGCCCAGCCGGCTGGGCGAGGCCGTGGGGGACGTCGCCGCGCTCACCGTGGCCTATTATTACGGGAACAGGGAACGGGAGGATGAACGCCCATGA
- a CDS encoding D-sedoheptulose-7-phosphate isomerase: MKDRTQELFRRFFEEHPDLEPLRAALLDASGLIAETYRRGGKLLICGNGGSCADGEHIVGELMKGFMLRRPLPAGLRERLSERFGEEGERIGRGLQGALPAISLGSQTSLLSAFANDADPQLAFAQQVLGYGRPGDLLLGISTSGNSANVCCALMTARVLGLATLVLTGGGGGRAAALADCALIAPDRRTFRIQEYHLAFYHLLCAAAESEFFEE; encoded by the coding sequence ATGAAGGACCGGACGCAGGAGCTCTTCCGGCGCTTTTTCGAGGAACATCCCGATCTGGAGCCCCTGCGCGCCGCGCTTCTCGACGCGTCGGGGCTGATTGCGGAGACCTACCGCCGGGGCGGCAAGCTGCTGATCTGCGGCAACGGGGGCAGCTGCGCCGACGGCGAGCACATCGTGGGCGAGCTGATGAAGGGCTTCATGCTGAGGCGCCCCCTGCCGGCCGGGCTTCGGGAGCGCCTGTCGGAGCGGTTCGGGGAGGAGGGCGAGCGCATCGGACGGGGATTGCAGGGCGCACTGCCGGCCATCTCCCTGGGGTCCCAGACCTCGCTCCTCTCGGCTTTCGCCAACGACGCCGATCCCCAGCTGGCCTTCGCCCAGCAGGTGCTCGGGTACGGCAGGCCGGGGGACCTGCTCCTTGGGATCTCCACCTCGGGGAACTCCGCCAACGTGTGCTGCGCCCTGATGACGGCCCGCGTCCTCGGGCTCGCGACCCTGGTCCTGACCGGCGGCGGAGGGGGGCGGGCGGCGGCGCTCGCCGACTGCGCCCTCATCGCCCCCGACCGCCGAACCTTCCGCATCCAGGAGTATCACCTGGCCTTTTATCACCTGCTCTGCGCGGCAGCCGAGTCCGAGTTTTTCGAGGAATGA